A stretch of Halostagnicola kamekurae DNA encodes these proteins:
- a CDS encoding helix-turn-helix transcriptional regulator: MPFDAIWTRLSSLWKSGESDASTSEGSSADETDRSATDADETLSYAEQVEYGVDERELPDEDKVLRMLVKRGGRVDENTVLEETGWTQEHLMDVIDDMENDDEVSAVSVGRKRVICRRGFEPKGYRSHLNE; this comes from the coding sequence ATGCCATTTGATGCGATCTGGACCCGGCTGTCGTCGCTCTGGAAGAGCGGCGAATCCGACGCGAGCACGTCCGAGGGGTCGTCTGCGGACGAGACCGACCGCTCGGCGACCGACGCGGACGAAACGTTGAGCTACGCCGAACAGGTGGAGTACGGCGTCGACGAACGGGAGCTGCCGGACGAGGACAAGGTACTCAGAATGCTCGTCAAGCGCGGCGGCCGCGTCGACGAAAACACCGTCCTCGAGGAGACCGGCTGGACCCAGGAACACCTAATGGACGTCATCGACGACATGGAAAACGACGACGAAGTCAGCGCCGTAAGCGTCGGGCGCAAGCGCGTCATCTGCCGGCGCGGGTTCGAGCCGAAAGGGTACCGATCGCATTTGAACGAGTAA
- the surE gene encoding 5'/3'-nucleotidase SurE, translating to MALEILLTNDDGIDSPGIRALYDALSAVANVTVVAPRSDQSAVGRSISHEADVFDHELGYALEGTPSDCVVAGLAELGPEPDLVVSGCNGGANLGEYVLGRSGTISAAVEAAFFDVPAIATSLYVPATGDRSFDEIVLEAESFAEATRITSFLAEHALETAIFEHAAYLNVNVPMPDGAPADVEITRPSKRYEMDATMNDGSIRLRDRVWEEMDPESISDPPGTDRHAIVNGRISISPLTAPHTTNHHETLEHLVERYRSRRR from the coding sequence ATGGCCCTCGAGATCCTGCTGACGAACGACGACGGGATCGACAGCCCCGGCATTCGGGCGCTCTACGACGCGCTGTCTGCGGTCGCGAACGTCACCGTCGTCGCGCCCCGTTCCGATCAGAGCGCGGTCGGTCGATCGATCTCCCACGAGGCGGACGTGTTCGATCACGAACTCGGCTACGCGCTCGAGGGGACGCCCTCCGACTGCGTCGTCGCGGGGCTGGCCGAACTCGGTCCGGAACCCGACCTCGTGGTCTCGGGCTGTAACGGCGGCGCGAACCTCGGCGAGTACGTGCTCGGCCGGTCGGGAACGATCAGCGCCGCCGTCGAGGCGGCCTTCTTCGACGTGCCCGCGATCGCGACCTCGCTGTACGTCCCCGCGACCGGTGACCGTTCGTTCGACGAGATCGTCCTCGAGGCCGAGTCGTTCGCAGAGGCGACGCGGATCACGTCCTTTCTGGCCGAGCACGCCCTCGAGACGGCGATCTTCGAGCACGCGGCGTATCTCAACGTCAACGTGCCGATGCCCGACGGCGCGCCGGCGGACGTCGAGATCACCCGCCCGTCGAAACGCTACGAGATGGACGCCACGATGAACGACGGCTCGATTCGACTCCGGGACCGCGTCTGGGAGGAGATGGACCCTGAATCGATCTCCGACCCGCCGGGGACCGACCGCCACGCCATCGTCAACGGACGAATCAGTATCTCGCCGTTGACCGCGCCGCACACGACGAACCACCACGAGACGCTCGAGCACCTCGTCGAGCGCTACCGAAGCCGTCGTCGGTGA
- a CDS encoding succinate dehydrogenase/fumarate reductase iron-sulfur subunit → MSTQQQEQPDTQEAPADPEMKGAESPQQERLEKKEQGLAEAESVDESDVEGESIHLKVFRYDPEVSGKQEPRFDEFHVPFEKGMTVLDALIFARDEFDSSLTFRHSCRQAICGSDAFFINGSQRLGCKTQISSLQQPIRVEPLPHQEVVKDLVVDMDHFYDQMHAVEPYFQQEDLPEGELEEQRQDRENREKVKMSTRCIWCGACMSSCNIAAGDNQYLGPAAINKAYKFAMDEREDEEIKEHRLRILEQEHGVWRCQTQFSCTDVCPKDIPLTEHIQELKREAVKKNLKFW, encoded by the coding sequence ATGAGCACACAACAGCAAGAACAACCCGACACGCAGGAAGCACCGGCGGACCCCGAGATGAAAGGGGCCGAGTCGCCCCAGCAGGAGCGACTCGAGAAGAAAGAACAGGGACTGGCCGAAGCCGAATCGGTCGACGAATCCGACGTTGAGGGCGAGTCGATTCACCTGAAGGTGTTCCGGTACGACCCCGAGGTGAGCGGCAAACAGGAGCCGCGATTCGACGAGTTCCACGTCCCCTTCGAGAAGGGGATGACCGTCCTCGACGCGTTGATCTTCGCGCGCGACGAGTTCGACTCGTCGCTTACCTTCCGACACTCCTGTCGGCAGGCGATCTGCGGATCGGACGCCTTCTTCATCAACGGCTCGCAGCGACTGGGCTGTAAAACTCAGATCTCGTCGCTCCAGCAGCCGATCCGCGTCGAACCGCTTCCCCACCAGGAGGTCGTCAAGGACCTGGTCGTCGACATGGACCACTTCTACGACCAGATGCACGCCGTCGAGCCGTACTTCCAGCAGGAAGACCTCCCCGAGGGCGAACTCGAGGAGCAACGACAGGACCGCGAGAACCGCGAGAAGGTAAAGATGTCCACGCGCTGTATCTGGTGTGGCGCGTGTATGTCCTCGTGTAACATCGCGGCCGGCGACAACCAGTACCTCGGTCCGGCGGCGATCAACAAAGCGTACAAGTTCGCGATGGACGAACGCGAGGACGAGGAAATCAAAGAGCACCGACTTCGGATCCTAGAGCAGGAACACGGCGTCTGGCGCTGTCAGACCCAGTTCTCCTGTACCGATGTCTGTCCGAAAGACATCCCCCTCACGGAGCACATTCAGGAGCTCAAACGTGAGGCAGTCAAGAAGAACCTGAAATTCTGGTAA
- a CDS encoding universal stress protein, giving the protein MTLLAPYDGSELATSALEKATEFSDMLDEELVVLTVIPDDAEYAQERGWITRGEPFDADAIADGIRDRALSVAPSATFRTERVDSDEPTATATTDVVRAIRLVAGELEASVVFIGSENAGSVIAPLSSVGSPVANDQRYDVYVVRHTD; this is encoded by the coding sequence ATGACACTACTCGCTCCCTACGACGGGTCGGAGCTGGCGACCAGCGCGCTCGAGAAGGCGACCGAGTTCAGCGACATGTTAGACGAGGAACTCGTCGTCCTGACGGTGATTCCTGACGACGCGGAGTACGCACAGGAACGCGGCTGGATCACTCGAGGCGAGCCGTTCGACGCCGATGCCATCGCCGACGGTATCCGCGACCGCGCGCTGTCGGTCGCGCCGTCGGCGACGTTCCGAACCGAACGGGTCGACTCGGACGAGCCGACCGCGACGGCGACTACGGACGTCGTCCGCGCGATTCGACTCGTCGCCGGGGAACTCGAGGCCTCCGTCGTCTTCATCGGCTCGGAGAACGCCGGCTCGGTCATCGCGCCGCTCTCGAGCGTCGGCAGCCCCGTCGCGAACGACCAGCGCTACGACGTGTACGTCGTTCGGCACACGGACTGA
- a CDS encoding redoxin domain-containing protein produces MPETGDVAPDFTAPLANGDIDSFTLSDRLADEAPIVLAFFPGAFTGVCTTEMCTFQDRLSAFNDVDATVYGVSVDSPFSLNEFRDQNDLEFGLLSDFEKEIIDDYDIRMDFDDLGVHGVAKRSVFVINGDGEITYSWVTDDPGVEPEYAEVEDAVADAS; encoded by the coding sequence ATGCCAGAAACCGGCGACGTTGCACCAGATTTCACGGCACCGCTCGCAAACGGCGATATCGACTCCTTTACGCTCTCGGACCGCCTCGCTGACGAGGCCCCGATCGTCCTCGCGTTCTTCCCCGGCGCGTTCACGGGCGTCTGTACGACCGAGATGTGTACGTTCCAAGACCGCCTCTCGGCGTTCAACGACGTCGACGCGACGGTGTACGGAGTCAGCGTCGACTCCCCGTTCTCGCTCAACGAGTTCCGCGACCAGAACGACCTCGAGTTCGGCCTGCTGAGCGACTTCGAAAAGGAGATCATCGACGACTACGACATTCGCATGGACTTCGACGACCTCGGCGTCCACGGCGTCGCAAAACGCTCCGTCTTCGTGATCAACGGCGACGGCGAAATCACCTACTCGTGGGTGACGGATGATCCGGGCGTCGAACCGGAGTACGCCGAAGTCGAAGACGCGGTCGCCGACGCGTCCTGA
- a CDS encoding prephenate dehydrogenase/arogenate dehydrogenase family protein, which produces MDVLIVGGGSMGTWFGSAVDATIAYTDIDPDAAADAAAATNGRVADLENEGGYDAVCLAVPMAHVGEAVAEYAPVAERAILDVSGVMAAPIEAMNAHASDIERVSLHPLFAPERAPGTVAVVREANGQTTERLLEDLTAAGNDLLETTVAEHDEAMETIQARTHAAILAFALAAREVPDGFETPVYDGIEDLAKTVTGGTPHVYGEIQRTFDGADAVADAAAQIAEADGEEFERLYESIAERWREDTTPGSVADRDRTADAADASHEGGDPE; this is translated from the coding sequence ATGGACGTACTGATCGTCGGCGGCGGATCGATGGGGACCTGGTTCGGTAGCGCCGTCGACGCGACGATCGCGTACACGGATATCGATCCCGACGCTGCGGCGGACGCAGCGGCGGCGACGAACGGACGCGTCGCGGATCTCGAGAACGAAGGGGGGTACGACGCCGTCTGTCTCGCCGTCCCGATGGCCCACGTCGGCGAGGCGGTCGCCGAGTACGCGCCGGTCGCAGAGCGGGCGATCCTCGACGTGTCGGGCGTGATGGCGGCTCCGATCGAAGCGATGAACGCCCACGCGAGCGATATCGAGCGCGTCAGTCTCCACCCGCTTTTCGCCCCCGAGCGGGCACCGGGGACGGTCGCGGTCGTTCGCGAAGCGAACGGGCAGACGACCGAGCGGTTGCTCGAGGACCTCACGGCCGCCGGGAACGACCTGCTCGAGACGACGGTCGCGGAACACGACGAGGCCATGGAGACGATTCAGGCACGGACCCACGCGGCGATCCTCGCGTTCGCGCTCGCCGCTCGGGAGGTTCCCGACGGGTTCGAAACGCCGGTCTACGACGGTATCGAGGACCTCGCGAAGACGGTGACGGGCGGAACCCCGCACGTCTACGGGGAGATTCAGCGGACCTTCGACGGCGCGGACGCCGTCGCCGACGCCGCGGCACAGATCGCCGAGGCGGACGGCGAGGAGTTCGAACGGCTGTACGAGTCGATCGCTGAACGGTGGCGCGAGGATACGACGCCGGGGTCGGTTGCGGACAGGGATCGGACCGCCGACGCCGCCGACGCGAGCCACGAGGGAGGCGATCCGGAATGA
- a CDS encoding universal stress protein produces the protein MYDSILVGTDGSDDASAAVRDAVSLARALEVPLYGVAVVETRTAYDTGLVDPEEAEERLRARAQDSLEALERAASDAGVSVTTSVRSGPPHEEILAYADERDVGLVVVGSHGRSSFRRALLGSTVDAILRLSERPVLVVDDEDAAAGDSS, from the coding sequence ATGTACGACTCGATTCTCGTGGGGACCGACGGGAGCGACGACGCCTCGGCCGCCGTGCGAGACGCCGTGTCGCTGGCTCGAGCGCTCGAGGTCCCGCTGTACGGCGTCGCCGTCGTCGAAACCCGAACGGCGTACGATACCGGCCTCGTCGACCCCGAGGAGGCCGAAGAACGGCTTCGGGCTCGGGCACAGGACTCCCTCGAGGCCCTCGAGCGGGCGGCGTCGGACGCGGGCGTGTCGGTCACCACGTCGGTGCGGAGCGGGCCGCCCCACGAGGAGATTCTGGCGTACGCCGACGAACGCGACGTCGGGCTGGTCGTCGTCGGCTCACACGGCCGGTCGTCGTTTCGACGGGCGCTACTCGGGAGCACGGTCGATGCGATCCTTCGGCTCTCCGAGCGACCGGTCCTCGTCGTCGACGACGAGGACGCCGCTGCGGGCGACTCGAGCTAA
- a CDS encoding FAD-binding protein has translation MYEHDVIVVGAGGAGLRAAVAAHEAGADVAMVTKLHPVRSHTGAAEGGINAALREGDDWELHAYDTMKGSDYLGDAPAVETLAQDAPEETISLEHWGMPFSREDDGRVSQRPFGGLSFPRTTYAGAETGHHLLHTMYEQVVKRGIQVYDEWYVMNLATSDEPDPNDRTCHGVVAYDVQSGQVEGFKANDGVILATGGPGQAFDHTTNAVSCTGDGHAMAYRAGVPLEDMEFIQFHPTTLPSTGVLLSEGVRGEGGILYNDEGERFMFEYGYANNDGELASRDVVARAELTEVSEGRGVEDEYVHLDMRHLGEERILDRLENILHLAEDFEGADGLVEPMPVKPGQHYAMGGIETDENGATCVDGLYAAGECACVSVHGANRLGGNALPELIVFGKRAGYHAAGGDLGEAEIETGYTDSVEDEDDTEFPVQPGSAGLEPAGDDVAADGSGQVADADGVLERAVETESERIDRLMNKDEGVQHAEIRSKLQKAMTDYVNVFRTEEGIKQALEIIRECREEYRDVYVADPSTTFNTDLQMTYETRNLIDVAETIALGALVRNEFRGAHWRQENQIRDDENWLKHTLVSWNGGKPSIWYRPVLLEGEDKTYEPKERSY, from the coding sequence ATGTACGAACACGACGTAATCGTGGTCGGCGCGGGCGGTGCCGGCCTCAGGGCAGCGGTCGCGGCGCACGAGGCGGGAGCGGACGTGGCGATGGTCACGAAGCTACACCCGGTTCGAAGCCACACCGGCGCGGCGGAGGGCGGTATCAACGCCGCACTCCGCGAGGGCGACGACTGGGAACTCCACGCCTACGACACGATGAAGGGCTCTGACTACCTCGGCGACGCGCCGGCGGTCGAAACGCTGGCCCAGGACGCCCCCGAGGAGACGATCTCCTTAGAGCACTGGGGGATGCCCTTCTCTCGAGAGGACGACGGCCGCGTCTCACAGCGACCGTTCGGTGGCCTCTCCTTCCCGCGGACGACCTACGCCGGCGCGGAGACCGGCCACCACCTGCTGCACACGATGTACGAGCAGGTCGTCAAACGCGGCATTCAGGTCTACGACGAGTGGTACGTGATGAACCTCGCGACCTCCGACGAACCCGATCCGAACGATCGGACCTGCCACGGCGTCGTCGCCTACGACGTCCAGTCGGGGCAAGTCGAGGGATTCAAAGCGAACGACGGCGTGATCCTCGCGACCGGCGGCCCCGGACAGGCGTTCGATCACACGACCAACGCCGTCTCCTGTACGGGCGACGGCCACGCGATGGCCTATCGCGCGGGCGTGCCGCTCGAGGACATGGAGTTCATCCAGTTCCACCCGACGACGCTCCCCTCGACCGGCGTGTTACTCTCAGAAGGTGTCCGCGGCGAGGGCGGCATCCTCTACAACGACGAGGGCGAGCGGTTCATGTTCGAGTACGGCTACGCGAACAACGACGGCGAACTCGCCTCTCGAGACGTCGTCGCGCGGGCCGAACTGACGGAAGTCAGCGAAGGGCGAGGCGTCGAAGACGAGTACGTCCACCTCGATATGCGCCACCTCGGCGAGGAGCGAATTCTCGATCGACTCGAGAACATCCTCCACCTGGCGGAGGACTTCGAGGGCGCCGACGGTCTGGTCGAGCCGATGCCGGTCAAACCCGGCCAGCACTACGCGATGGGCGGCATCGAGACGGACGAAAACGGTGCGACCTGCGTCGACGGGCTCTACGCGGCCGGCGAGTGTGCCTGCGTGTCCGTCCACGGCGCGAACCGCCTCGGCGGAAACGCGCTCCCGGAGCTCATCGTCTTCGGCAAACGAGCGGGCTATCACGCCGCGGGCGGCGACCTCGGCGAGGCCGAGATCGAAACCGGCTACACCGATTCCGTCGAGGACGAAGACGACACCGAGTTCCCGGTCCAGCCGGGTTCGGCCGGTCTCGAGCCGGCGGGCGACGACGTCGCGGCCGACGGCTCCGGGCAGGTCGCCGACGCCGACGGAGTGCTCGAGCGAGCCGTCGAAACCGAGTCCGAGCGCATCGACCGACTGATGAACAAAGACGAGGGCGTCCAGCACGCCGAAATCCGCTCGAAGCTCCAGAAGGCGATGACCGACTACGTCAACGTCTTCCGGACCGAAGAGGGGATCAAGCAGGCTCTCGAGATCATCCGCGAGTGCCGGGAGGAGTACCGCGACGTCTACGTCGCAGACCCCTCGACGACGTTCAACACCGACCTCCAGATGACCTACGAGACCCGGAACTTGATCGACGTGGCCGAGACGATCGCACTCGGCGCGCTCGTCCGCAACGAGTTCCGCGGTGCCCACTGGCGACAGGAAAACCAGATCCGCGACGACGAGAACTGGCTCAAACACACGCTGGTCTCCTGGAACGGCGGCAAGCCGTCGATCTGGTACCGGCCGGTCCTCCTCGAGGGCGAGGACAAAACCTACGAGCCCAAAGAGCGCAGCTACTGA
- a CDS encoding HD domain-containing protein has protein sequence MSDASATEDTRRVYVPDEEHHFPDDKCNEVLEFVTTDEEIQTYLEAQNVNAVDRKGYNDHGAKHIEIVRNRALCLYDLLKAGSVEFNGASQQGLSEADESVIITLAATLHDIGHVVHRDQHAYYSIPLAADVLDRVLPEFYDLADCVRMKGEVLHAIICHHTAETPLTTEGGIIRVADALDMERGRSRIPYEQGGRGINTLSSQAINRVSLHEGESRPVMVEIEMTNAAGVYQVDNLLKAKLRGSGLEDEIRIVAVNTNENRDQLVERIEL, from the coding sequence ATGAGCGACGCTTCAGCGACCGAGGACACTCGCCGCGTCTACGTCCCCGACGAGGAGCACCACTTTCCCGACGACAAGTGCAACGAGGTGCTCGAGTTCGTCACGACCGACGAGGAGATTCAGACCTATCTCGAGGCCCAGAACGTCAACGCAGTTGATCGAAAGGGGTACAACGATCACGGCGCGAAACACATCGAGATCGTTCGCAACCGCGCGCTCTGTCTGTACGATCTACTCAAGGCCGGGAGCGTCGAGTTCAACGGGGCGAGCCAGCAGGGCCTCTCCGAAGCCGACGAGTCGGTGATCATCACCCTCGCGGCGACGCTACACGACATTGGGCACGTCGTCCATCGCGACCAACACGCCTACTACTCAATCCCCCTCGCGGCCGACGTCCTCGATCGGGTGTTACCGGAGTTCTACGACCTCGCGGACTGCGTTCGGATGAAAGGCGAGGTCCTCCACGCGATCATCTGTCATCACACCGCCGAAACGCCGCTGACGACCGAGGGCGGGATCATCCGCGTCGCGGACGCACTGGACATGGAACGCGGTCGATCGCGGATCCCCTACGAACAGGGCGGGCGCGGGATCAACACGCTCTCGAGTCAGGCGATCAACCGCGTGTCGTTACACGAGGGCGAGAGTCGACCGGTCATGGTCGAGATCGAGATGACGAACGCCGCCGGCGTCTATCAGGTCGACAACCTCCTGAAAGCGAAGCTTCGCGGATCGGGTCTCGAGGACGAGATCCGTATCGTCGCCGTCAACACGAACGAGAATCGCGATCAGCTCGTTGAACGGATCGAACTGTAG
- a CDS encoding SelT/SelW/SelH family protein, with the protein MATVEIEYCVPCGFLSRAIDVQRALLTSFGQQLESVTLETGADGVFVVRCDGDVVFDKSTDSYDVDDIVREVRTRL; encoded by the coding sequence ATGGCAACGGTCGAAATCGAGTACTGCGTCCCGTGCGGGTTCCTCTCGCGGGCGATCGACGTCCAGCGCGCGCTCTTGACGTCGTTCGGTCAACAACTCGAGTCGGTCACGCTCGAGACGGGTGCCGACGGCGTGTTCGTCGTCCGATGTGACGGCGACGTCGTGTTCGACAAATCGACCGACAGCTACGACGTCGACGATATCGTGCGAGAGGTTCGCACACGTTTGTGA
- the sdhC gene encoding succinate dehydrogenase, cytochrome b556 subunit — MSQSYNRGLIEDFGRWKEFSAGMWAWIFHKFTGWMLIGYLFTHIAVLSTAIGAANGQMMMVGGEEVNVFTGTIQGLEGLFIVRVLEVGLLAVAVFHILNGVRLLMVDLGIGLESQNKSFYASLVLTGAITVASVPTFLSGVGF, encoded by the coding sequence ATGAGTCAGTCTTACAATCGCGGTCTCATCGAGGACTTCGGCCGGTGGAAGGAGTTCTCGGCTGGGATGTGGGCGTGGATTTTCCACAAATTCACCGGGTGGATGCTAATCGGCTACCTGTTTACCCACATCGCCGTGTTGAGCACAGCAATCGGTGCGGCGAACGGACAGATGATGATGGTCGGCGGTGAAGAGGTGAACGTGTTTACGGGCACGATTCAGGGCCTCGAGGGACTCTTTATCGTTCGCGTCCTCGAGGTCGGACTCCTCGCGGTCGCAGTCTTTCACATCTTAAACGGCGTGCGACTGCTGATGGTCGATCTCGGGATCGGCCTCGAGTCCCAGAACAAGAGTTTCTACGCTTCGCTGGTTCTGACGGGAGCGATCACCGTCGCGAGCGTTCCGACGTTCCTCTCGGGGGTGGGCTTCTGA
- a CDS encoding MarR family transcriptional regulator, with protein sequence MTRSATTTLDASIPTDLDSARAKLVYLYLAATGGATADDLCDDLEVTKGTVLSIAGTLQERGYLERRDGRYELA encoded by the coding sequence ATGACACGCTCAGCGACGACGACTCTCGACGCGTCGATCCCGACCGATCTCGACTCCGCGCGGGCCAAACTCGTCTATCTCTATCTCGCTGCGACCGGCGGCGCGACTGCTGACGACCTCTGTGACGATCTCGAAGTCACGAAGGGGACCGTCCTCTCGATCGCGGGAACCCTTCAAGAGCGCGGGTATCTCGAGCGACGGGACGGCCGATACGAACTCGCGTAG
- a CDS encoding succinate dehydrogenase, whose protein sequence is MAERYSSFTPGGTGWLLQRITAAFLVVVLAFHFFQLHFVTHAAEVTFAGTQARMENPGYFLAMVLFLITAAFHGVNGIYNALVNQGLSGTPKKVVLAILTLSGLALVAQGIYVAIVMAGGSIS, encoded by the coding sequence ATGGCGGAGCGTTATTCCTCGTTCACGCCCGGCGGGACCGGCTGGCTCCTCCAGCGGATCACCGCCGCGTTTCTGGTCGTCGTACTGGCGTTTCACTTCTTCCAGTTGCACTTCGTGACACACGCCGCCGAAGTCACCTTCGCGGGGACTCAGGCGCGAATGGAAAACCCAGGGTACTTCCTCGCGATGGTGCTGTTCCTGATCACGGCCGCGTTCCACGGCGTTAACGGTATCTACAACGCGCTCGTCAACCAGGGACTCTCCGGAACCCCGAAGAAAGTCGTCCTGGCTATTCTCACGCTCTCGGGGCTCGCACTCGTCGCACAGGGTATCTACGTCGCGATCGTCATGGCGGGAGGGAGCATTTCATGA
- a CDS encoding XapX domain-containing protein — protein MSTQLTVIALLVGVATGALFRFLNVPIPAPPELPGIMGIVGIYVGYKVIEHLGVGVDMVEAIGW, from the coding sequence ATGTCGACCCAACTCACTGTCATCGCACTCCTGGTCGGGGTGGCGACCGGCGCGCTGTTCCGATTTCTCAACGTCCCGATTCCGGCTCCGCCGGAGCTCCCCGGAATAATGGGCATCGTCGGGATCTACGTCGGGTACAAGGTCATCGAGCATCTCGGCGTCGGCGTGGACATGGTAGAGGCCATCGGCTGGTAA
- a CDS encoding small ribosomal subunit Rsm22 family protein has translation MSERREAVRSNAKYLRNVRPIDPEEICEYVEDTPHPAVVRQDLREQAADLELLEREDGTFVPAGDDPVSPRRGPVERFPPAYEKRVESLLADRYGPNWAEGAAGDLLRSTIRRFKAQYLEGAPVEYDEDVAAGYAIYHLPGYYAATQYALDSLAARGLLGRNLRVLDIGAGVGGPALGLADFLPDDSLLEYHAVEPSAAAADVLEALLEETGRNVHTTVHRTTVETFDPAAASSEAFDPTRADDGFDLVVIANVLSELEEPETVLRSAMEVLAPDGAVVAIAPADKQTSIQLRRLERRVEDDAIGAGETLGWRQADPSNREGETITVYGPAVRLWPGERPSDRGWSFDVRPDLAVPTFQRRLEDAADETDEAYAPGEFVNVDVQFSASILRRDGKREIDLSLESGSWAKMAEMDRHVPNRIDLVAAKLSHSLSDDEGRGSANPVFKISDGSEDVEHYAVLTNETAMNRALIEADYGEVCSFDGALALWNDDEGAYNLVVDEETVVDRLV, from the coding sequence GTGAGCGAGCGACGCGAGGCCGTCCGGTCGAACGCGAAGTACCTCCGCAACGTCAGACCGATCGATCCGGAGGAGATCTGCGAGTACGTCGAGGACACGCCCCACCCCGCCGTCGTCCGGCAGGATCTGCGCGAACAGGCGGCGGACCTCGAGTTGTTAGAGCGAGAGGACGGCACCTTCGTCCCCGCCGGCGACGACCCGGTTTCGCCCCGTCGTGGGCCCGTCGAGCGGTTTCCGCCGGCGTACGAAAAGCGGGTGGAGTCGCTTCTGGCGGACCGGTACGGGCCGAACTGGGCCGAGGGCGCGGCGGGCGATCTCCTCCGCTCGACGATCCGCCGGTTCAAAGCGCAGTACCTCGAGGGCGCGCCCGTCGAGTACGACGAAGACGTCGCGGCCGGGTACGCGATCTATCACCTGCCGGGCTACTACGCCGCTACGCAGTACGCCCTCGATTCGCTGGCGGCGCGCGGTTTGCTCGGGCGAAACCTCCGCGTGCTCGATATCGGCGCCGGCGTCGGCGGCCCCGCGCTCGGACTGGCGGACTTCCTGCCCGACGACTCGCTACTCGAGTACCACGCGGTCGAGCCGAGTGCCGCCGCGGCGGACGTGCTCGAGGCACTCCTCGAGGAGACGGGCCGAAACGTCCACACGACGGTGCATCGAACGACCGTCGAGACGTTCGATCCGGCCGCCGCGAGCAGCGAGGCGTTCGATCCGACGCGAGCGGACGACGGCTTCGACCTCGTCGTGATCGCGAACGTCCTGAGCGAACTCGAGGAGCCGGAGACCGTCCTCAGGTCCGCGATGGAGGTACTCGCGCCCGACGGGGCGGTGGTCGCGATTGCCCCGGCGGACAAGCAGACGAGCATCCAGCTTCGCCGGCTCGAGCGGCGGGTCGAAGACGACGCGATCGGAGCGGGAGAGACGCTCGGATGGCGACAGGCGGACCCGTCGAACCGCGAGGGCGAGACGATCACCGTCTACGGGCCCGCCGTTCGGCTCTGGCCGGGCGAACGGCCCTCCGATCGCGGCTGGTCGTTCGACGTCCGGCCCGACCTCGCGGTCCCGACGTTTCAACGACGGCTCGAGGACGCCGCCGACGAAACCGACGAGGCGTACGCGCCCGGCGAGTTCGTCAACGTCGACGTCCAGTTTTCCGCCTCGATTCTGCGACGCGACGGAAAGCGCGAAATCGATCTGTCGCTCGAGTCGGGGTCGTGGGCCAAGATGGCCGAGATGGACCGCCACGTGCCGAACCGGATCGACCTCGTCGCCGCGAAGCTGAGCCACTCGCTGAGCGACGACGAGGGGCGGGGTTCGGCCAATCCCGTCTTCAAGATCAGCGACGGCAGCGAGGACGTCGAGCACTACGCGGTCCTCACGAACGAGACGGCGATGAACCGCGCGCTGATCGAAGCCGACTACGGGGAGGTCTGCTCGTTCGACGGCGCGCTCGCGCTCTGGAACGACGACGAGGGCGCGTACAACCTCGTCGTGGACGAAGAGACCGTCGTCGATCGCCTCGTCTGA
- a CDS encoding Sec-independent protein translocase subunit TatA/TatB has product MALETAPLFAPIPGGTELLVILFIAILLFGANKIPKLARSTGEAMGEFQKGREKVETELEEMRETGTYDDVDDEEDEESNFVDTEPVTSDDDTDTDSDTNTETETQSN; this is encoded by the coding sequence ATGGCACTCGAAACTGCACCGCTGTTTGCTCCCATTCCAGGGGGGACGGAACTATTAGTCATCCTTTTCATCGCGATTTTGCTCTTCGGAGCGAACAAGATCCCAAAACTCGCTCGGTCGACGGGAGAGGCGATGGGCGAATTCCAGAAGGGGCGTGAAAAGGTCGAAACTGAACTCGAGGAGATGCGAGAAACCGGTACCTACGACGACGTAGACGACGAGGAGGACGAGGAATCCAACTTCGTCGATACGGAGCCCGTGACTTCCGACGACGACACCGATACCGACTCGGATACCAACACGGAGACGGAAACACAGTCGAACTGA